A window of Magnolia sinica isolate HGM2019 chromosome 13, MsV1, whole genome shotgun sequence genomic DNA:
ATGGTTCGATTCCCATGtcggcaattttggtattgttggaataataactgctcgtaatcactggggagaaattgtGATCGAAAAAGACATCTCATCCGTggctatgatactgcaaagcaagcctgggatattttagaaatgacacacgagggaacaacaatcgtcaagaaatctaaagtccaaatcctcacaaccaaatttgaggaaataagtatggaggaaagtgaaactttcatggactgttatactagattgaatgacattgttaactctatgtgaggtctcggtgataaaatcccagaaactaaagtctgtgcaaagatactacgttcactacttgaacggttcaattcaaaggtgaccgcgatccaagaacttcatgatacgaataatatgagggtagaagagttagttggttctttacaaacctatgagttaaactttaaagctcctaaaggtaaatccatcgcccttaaatcttctaaatgtatttctcaagaaaatagtaattctgatttagaaaattctgaagatgatatggcccttttagctaaaaagttttataagattttcaaaagtaaaaagaggattgattttcaaaaattaaatgataagaaaagatctaaatctaaaacttggaaatcttcaaaagatagtcaatgttacaactgccatgattatgggcatttagcgaacaagtgtcctaaaaaggacaaacctaaaaagaaaggtatgttggctacttgggatgaatcttctagctctgaagcctcttctgaatcagaagattctgaaactgagtcgggtaatgaagtcaaagcccttatgactctagccaagttcactttttcatatcataatgattcaactagtgaagaaaatctgaatagtgatcatgaaaatgaagaagatcttcaagatgcttacaatgccctatataagaaaagttgtaagattgcggtaaaactaaaacttcagaaagaaaagtttttgaaactaaaATCCCATTGCTTTGCAGTATCAGTCATAAGGCCATGATCGGATGCGCGCCTTGTTCTGTTGgacacgtgagagttgtaattgttcccactatGCAAAAGCACCAGATTTTAGTTTGAATGCTACCAATTTCACCTTCTTATATTCTGgtacgtccatgtaatcaaaatatcattcTATTTCGGCTAACCAATTGAGGAAGttttctatacgtaataaactattaaaactatggagttcagccttacctcaatagtctcAAAATAatgaacttactatttataggcggtcatgattcctactagacttggTTTTTGGACAAaactagtaagtgtccaattGGGCCTAACCACGTTAATAACctaattttctaagcccttttcatgtcaGCACGACTCCTCCAActtaaagaataaaaaattatgatcgaattaaaactcaCTATttctagtaaaaatgaaaataaaatggacttttgactgttgatctaatggaatctcacaaatccggcgTGGCAACCCAACATAGCTTCTAAAGTAGCTTCACCAACctgaaaatcatatatgatatgtccaaaaactcattctgatttatgagatactactgttttaaggttctgatagtCCTGATCACTTCCCCTCCAATCGTGCCTTCTCTGGTGCATcctggccatgaaagtgtccgcaacctgCTTTATATCAGGAAAACTTTGTTGAAAACCCTGCCACTGAGATGCTTTTGTCGTGGAAGAAACAATCATTCATTTATCCCCAAATTGCCAACAGAATATCTAGCAAAGCCAGCCTCatctctttcttcccattctccCTCCATCCACCGCGTGTCATGAGGAAAGGAGATATTTAATGGATGAACGATGCATGAACAAATGACCCACAGATGCTGTGTCTTGATAACACAGCAAGCAGATATTAGGAGAGTCATTCTCCCTTTGTGAAGATTATAAATAGTTAGCAACCTACTCGCAGAAGTCATGACTTTTTTTGGGCATGACTTGTGGAGCAGCAACGGCTCCCTTGTGAATCCATCTCCAAATAGGCCCTGTATAAGGAATGCACCGAAACGAGACCATACGCACTCTGCCTCAGGTCATCGAATCTTCCTGATCCGGAGAAAGGGAAAAACCCTGCAAATGAGACAACAATGAAGCGAAGCTCTCAATCCCACTATCCCTCAGATTTCTCCTAAAAGGGAGAATCTACGACCCATCCTCCCCTCTGCCCGAAACAAGAAGGAACTGAAATGTTCATATCATGGCAAAGGGAGGCTAGATCTGGGAGATCTGTAATGAGGGAGGTGTCCCCTAACCAGGGATCCACCCAAAACGTCACTCTAAGACCATTTCCCACGGAGAATCTCAACCTAACAAAAATTGAAGGGGCTAGCCTGTTGATACCTTTCCAAATATATGAGGACCCATTTATAAATATTAGCATTGATCCAGATAAATTTGTTTGATTTGGGAGCTGAAGACCTAAGTCTATTATCTTTATTTCTTCATAGGATGAGGCAAAGAGCTCAGGTTGTTTTGGAATCCATGCTGTGAGCGAAATTGCATCTGACCCAACTCCCGATTTTCTTAAGCTTCATGGGTTTGAATCTGTTCCAAAATCAGTGGCTTATGGATACACTGCTTCAGGTTATGGGTTTGTTCAAGACATGCCATATGCTTATATTCATGAATTCACCCGGACGTCCATGGCTGGAAAGATTCGGCGTTTTAAAGGAGGATATATGAGTGTATGGCAGAAACTTAGCGAGTCTCTGCCGATAGAAGTCCTCTGCAACACAGAAGTTTTGGCTATCCAACGTGGCTTGGACGATGTTAGCATAAACATCAAGAATGCTAATGGAGAAAATGAAGTTCTGGAGTTCGATAAGATCATTATGTCAGGCGCTCTTCCATTCAAGAATGGAAGAACTTACAGATCTCCTTCTCTAGCTTCAGCTGGTGAGTTTTAAacttcatggtttttttttttttttttacaggatTTATTTTCTGTTTTAAAATGTTTTTAACTAGAAATGTTCTATTCTTTTGGCATCTGTAGAAGCTGAGGTAATGGATACGAATGAGCTCGAGAAAGATTTATTCTGTAAAGTACAGACCATAGATTACTATACCACCGTTTTCAAAATTAAAGGACTTGAACATATACCGATGGGATTTTACTACTTCAGCAAATTCATGGATGATCCTGCTACTATTGGCCATCCAGTAGCCATGCAGAGATTCTATGCAGACACAGATATTTTCCTATTCTGGTCTTATGGGAACTCTGAAGATATCATGGGACCGGCAGTTATGAAGCTTGCTACTGATGTGGTGAAGGATATGGGAGGAAAGGTTGAGAAAGTGGTTTTACAGCGCCGATTCAAGTACTTTCCACATGTCAAAAGTGAAGGTCCACTCAATACGTTTCTGTCCACTGTTTTTCTATGCATTTTTTCATGTGTTCTCTCTCAGCTTTGAGAtgctaattttttaaaatttgctaTACAGATATGAGGGGCGGGTTCTATGAGAAGTTGGAGTCTGAACTACAAGGTTTGCAGAATACTTACTATGTAGGCGGGCTTATGGCATTCGAGCTCACAGAAAGAAATTCATCTTATGCAATGGCTATGGTCTGCAAGCACTTTGCAAGTGATGGTGCTTCACCAATGTTACCATATGTTAAGGTAATTTGAAACGGAATTTCATCAACCTCAGGCCAGAATCCATTGGAAGTGTGAATTAGAAACAAATAGATTAGAgttttgaatgtcaaagtttcaTGTCCTAGATATTGGTCACTTTACTGACTGTGAAATATATGTTTCTGCAGAGATTGTTACCATTGCACTCCAATCATGGGACTTGTTATCCAAGAGAATTGATGGAACTCCCTGGATTAGAATTTCCTGATCTCTCCACTCTAGATGGCTATTTGAAGTTCTGGGGTACTCATCGGATCACAACGAACAAAACTCTCTATACTTGGATCAGTGATGAAGGGGAGGTTGTGAACAAGAGGACTTATGGTGAACTTCATGCCAATGCATCGCAGATTGCTAATAAGCTCTTAATAAGCCACAAACCAGTTATCAAGCCCGGTGACAGAGTTCTTCTGGTCCATACTCCAGGCCTGGACTTCGTCGATGCCTTCTTTGGGTGTCTGAGAGCTAAAGTTTTGCCAGTTCCAGTCCTCCCCCCCGATCCATTCCAGAGAGGTGGACAGGCACTTCTCAAGATTGAAAACATCTCCAAATCATGCAATGCTGTAGCGATTCTATCTACAGCGTCTTATCATGCAGCTGTTAGGGCAGGTTCCATGAGGAATTTGATACTAATGGGGAAGAACAATGGGAAATCTTCAGGTCGCTGGCCTGACCTTCCATGGCTACACACAGAATCATGGATTAGGAACTCTAGAAACGTTCGTGGTGAATCCAAGACAGTGGATCTCATGGAGGCCATTTCAGTTCAATCTGATCCTCTGCCAGATGACCTCTGTTTCCTGCAGTTCACGTCTGGATCAACAGGCGATGCAAAAGGGGTGATGATCACTCATGGAGGGCTCATTCACAATGTGAAGTTGATGCGGAGAAGATATAAGAGCACCTCAAGGACTGTTTTAGTCAGTTGGCTTCCTCAGTACCATGACATGGGACTAATTGGGGGCTTTTTTACAGCTCTGGTAAGTGGCGGTTCTGCAATTCTATTCTCCCCAATGACATTCATCCAGAACCCACTTCTATGGCTTCAGACCATGAGCAAATACCGAGCCACTCACAGTGCAGGGCCCAACTTCGCTTTCGAGCTTGTTGTTAGAAGATTAGAGTCCGATAAGGATAAGACCTGGAGCTACGACCTTTCTTCCATGGTTTTTCTCATGGTTGCAGCTGAACCAGTGAGGCAGACGACCTTGAAAAAGTTTGCTGAGCTCTCTCGTTCATTTGGCCTTTCTCAAGAGGTGATGGCTCCAGGTTATGGTTTGGCTGAAAACTGTGTGTTCGTAAGCTGCGCGTTTGGAGAAGGGAAGCCAATCTTGATAGATTGGCAGGGCAGAGTCTGCTGTGGGTATGTGAATTCTGAGGATTCAGATGTCGATATCAGAATTGTGGATCCTGAAACTGATGAAGAGCATGAAGAATATGGAAAAGAGGGGGAGATTTGGATCAGCAGTCCAAGTGCTGGAGTTGGGTATTGGGGCAAGCAACAGCCGAGCCAGAAAACATTCGGCAATGTGCTTCGGAATCATCCTGGCAAGAAATTCACCAGGACAGGAGATCTGGGTAGAGTTCTTGAGGGGAATCTGTTCATTACTGGAAGAATAAAGGATCTGATCATTGTTGCTGGAAGAAACATATATGCTGCTGATGTGGAAAAGACGGTCGAAAGCGCGTCTGAAGCTCTACGCCCGGGGTGCTGTGCTGTGATCGGTGTTCCAGAGGAAATTTTGGCATCAAAAGGGATTTCCGTTCCAGAAAGTTCTGATCAGGTCGGCCTAGTTGTCATTGCGGAGGTCAGAGAAGGCAAGCCTGCTGGTAAGGAGCTTGTCGAACAAATTCAAACCCGTGTTGCGGAAGAACATGGCGTCTCCGTATCTTCTGTCAAGTTGATTAAGCCCAGGACCATCTCTAAAACAACTTCAGGGAAGATAAGGAGATTTGAGTGCCTGAAACAATTTCAAGATGGGACCCTGAGTTTAGCTATGGAACCCGTTCCTGCAAAAAGGTCTTTTCTTCGATCTGTCACTACAGGTACTTGTAAGGAGGGAAATACGCCTCGAACTTGTCTAGGAAAAGCTCCCCCTTTTTCCCAATTTCTTAGTAAGAGCAAGAATGAGATTACGGAGTTCTTGAGAGGACTTGTTTCAGAGCAAACAGGGATTCCTGTTGCAAAAATCTCTGCTACCGAAAGCCTGGTTTCTTACGGGATTGATTCAATTGGTGTGGTTGGAGCAGCACAGAAACTCTCAGATTACCTTGGAGTTCCGGTTGGAGCTGTAGATATTTTCACGGCAACCTGCATTTTGGATTTGGCAAGTTTCTCAGAGAATGCACTGCTGAAGTCTCAACCTCAGTCCAGCACAACTCCATCCAACCTTCACGAGTCTGAGGCGGAATTTGTCAGACCAGTGATCGAGGTTTCGAGATCCCGGCAAGTGGGTATTGGGTTTCTCCAACTTCTAGCTCTTATTTACACTTCTGCCATGCTTATTCTACCAGCCTATCTTTCAACCTCTGTTTTTCTGAGGCTGCTCTATGCTAATCATACCATGATAAGCAAAGATCTGTTGTTGAATTATCTGATTCCTCTGGTTTTGGCTCCTCTTGCTTGGATGCTTTACATGTTTCTCACCTGCATTTGTATATCCTTTTTCGGGAACTCGTTCCTACAACCAAATTATGCACTGATGCCGGAGATCTCCATCTGGTCGACGGATTTTGTGAAATGGTGGGCTCTCTACAAGGCCCAAGAAGTCGCTGGGAGAATTCTGGCAGTCCATCTGAGAGGAACAGTGTTCCTGAATTACTGGTTTGAGATGCTCGGAGCTCGGGTTGGATCATTGGTTCTGCTTGACACCGTCGATATTACGGACCCCTGTCTGGTTTTGATTGGAAATGGAGCTGTGATTGCAGAAGGTGCAATGGTTCAAAGCCATGaggtgagggatggagttttaaGCTTCATGCTGGTAAGGATTGGCCAGAATGTTTCGGTCGGTCCTTACTCTGTGATTCAGAAAGGAAGTGTTTTGGGAGATGAAGCTGAGGTTCCTCCCTTGCAGAAGACTGAGAGAGGAAAAACTGTGTTCAGAAACCAAAAGGCTGGTGAAATTCGAAAGGTATGCATCTGAAGAAACCTCTTAAAACTtcaaaatttcatcttttttagTTACTGCTTTTTCTGTATCTGTTATAAACATCAAATAGATAGGTCATATTCAGTCTTTCAGCTGAATGTGAGCATTAAAATCCTGCTGATGAAACCCGTTCTTCATTCCAATTGCAGGGCGAAATGCACTCAGAGCTCCCGGAGACACACACTGCCTTTTACCACTTCATGGGCATCTATGCAGTTGGTTTCCTCAGTTCCCTCTCTGCTGCTATCCTTTACTTCCTCTACATCCATTTATCTCAGAATTCTCCTTCCCTTCAACACTTTGCCTTCCTCTGTATTGCCGGATCTTTCCACTGGCTTCCTGCTGTTCTTGCTGCCTACGCCAACATCTTCGCTGCAACCCCGTCTAATGCGGCAGCTTTCGCTTTGGCCATTGCCACTGCTTATGTAGCCCATGGGCTCATCCTCagcctcatcacctgcatcttgACCCAGTTCATTGACAGAACACAAGAACTGCAACAGACCCACTTGAAAACATGGCTGCGGCACCGGGTGACCACTTCCTGCCATGTTAGATTCGCCAAACTTCTCTCTGGAACTGAAGCCTTCTGTGTTTATTTACGTCTTCTGGGAGCGAAGATTGGTCAGCATTGTTCCATAAGAGCCATCAACCCAGTCATAGACCCGGCCCTCATTTCGATTGGTGATGGTGTTCATCTGGGCGATTTCAGCCGGATAATTGCCGGGTTCTATTCATCCAGCGGGTTCCATTGCCAGGGAATAGAGGTGCAGGACAACTCAATAGTTGGGAGCCAGAGCCTCATTCTACCTGGCTCTGTTATTCAAAATGACGTTATTCTTGGCGCGCTTTCAGTTGCTCCTGTAAATGGAATTCTCCAAAGGGGTGGCATCTACGTCGGGTCTGACACTCCTGTCATGGTGAAGAACACAATGTTTCAATTGGATGAGAGGGTTGAAGAGATGGATGAGAAATATAAGAAGATTGTCGGAAATTTAGCCGGGAACTTCGCCAAGACAACCATGAAAGTCAAGTCCAGGTACTTCCACCAGATTGGGGTCAGTGGGAGGGGCGTTCTAAAGCTGTTTGACGACTTGCCGGGGATGCCAGATCACAAGATTTTCAGTGCCGGGAAATGTTATCCAATCGTAATACGCCACAGTAACAGCTTGAGCACCGATGATGATGCAAGGATTGATGCACGTGGTGCAGCGGTACAGATTCTTTCAGACGGCAGCAATAAGGTCCCGCTTCTTGATCTTACATTAAAGACAGGCAAGGCATTCTATGCACGCACGATCGCTGACTTCGCCACATGGCTTGTATCCGGGCATACAAGGGTAGCACATGTGTTGCAGAATCCGCATATCTGTGATGCTGTATGGACTTCCCTCCGAAGGGCTGACTCTTATACTGAGCTGCattatttttcaaatttgtgCCGGCTCTTGCGGTGTTCAGATGGGCAGGAGATGTTTGTGAAATTCAAGCTGAGACCAGCTGACAGCCAGATCGGTGAGAATTCAGGGGAGGTGCAGCCAACAGGGATACTCCCGCCGGAAACTGGTTTAATCCCGAGGGATGAGAGCGATACTCGTCCATTGCTCTTCCTTGCTGATGACTTCCACCGCCGTGTCAATTCTCCTGGTGGAGTCCAATATGTCTTCCAGCTGCAATGCCGGCCGGTTCCATTTGATGAAGCGGACCGCGAAGCGGTCCTTGACTGCACCCGTGCTTGGGATGAGGCCGAGTTCCCATTCATCGATTTGGGTCAGATCACGATCGACCAGAGCCTTACTGCAGAAGAGTCGGAAAGGATAGAGTTTAATCCATACATCCGTTGCAATGAGGTGGACATCGTCCGTGCCACGACATGCTCGCAGAGTGCTTCCATTGATCATGGCCGTTCGTTAGTCTATGAGATATGCCAGCATTTGCGGAATGGCAAACCGCTTCCGGCAGCATGGCGGGTATTCGTGGACCAACAGTCTGACATGAAAGTCGACTTCTCTGGCTGCCCTATGGCGGCAGCCTCAATGGAGAAACCTGTTAGAGGCGTGACACTGGCAAGGAGGTGGTACCAGACCTTATGGGCTACATTCTTTCAACCCATTCTACAGACATTTCTCCCTTATTTTTTCTTGGGATTGGCGGTTTTCGGTCCTTTGAACTGGGTTCTTTGCATGAAGGAGCTGAAGAAACTCCCATCGCATTACTTTCTGCCCTTGTTCTGGGTCGCCTCAGGGATTTTGGCTGGATTTATCTGTGTTGTAGCCAAATGGGTGTTGGtggggaagaagaaagaaggtgaaATGGTGCTGGTTTGGAGCAAAGAGGCCTTCATGGACACTATATGGCAGGCACTGAGGACATTGGTGGGAGAGTATTTCATGGAAATGGCAAGTGGGTCAGTGTTGTTTGGGGTTTGGATGAGGCTCATGGGCTCAGATGTGGAGTGGGCCCAAGGTGTGTATGTGGACAGCATGGAGGCTGTCTTGAACCCTGAGATGGTGGAGATTGAGAAAGGTGGGTGTGTGGGGAGAGATGCAGTTCTGTTTGGGCACATATATGAAGGGGAGCAAGGGAAGGTGAAGTTTGGGAAGATTAGGGTTGGAGAAGGTGGGTTTGTGGGGAGTAGGGCAGTGGTCATGCCTGGTGTGAGAGTGGAGAGTGGGGGTTGTTTAGATGCTCTCTCATTGGCCATGAAAGAAGAGATTATTAGGTCAAGGTGAAGGGTTTGGATGCTTCCAGAGCACTGTGAGATGTGGCAATATATGTGATGTATAGCTAgcatccttttttttatttaacaGATGTTGTTATCGTCttattgaaatatattataacttGAAGTAGAAAAATGAACTTGCCTCGAGTGCGCGGTGAGTTATAGTTCTAAAAGTTGCCTTGGGATGTTGACAGTCGTCCAATCAGTCCGTGTGGACTGTATCCAAGAGGTTCAGCCCAAATGACGCTGCCAATCCAATCACCTTCCTGTAAAATGGTTGGTCCAGATAGTTGATGTGAAAGCAGATCCAATTGTTAAGCTGAACCTTCATTTGATGGGTCCATTGGCTTTTCATCAGATAATTATAGCAGTCTATGGTTGCCAAAGGGCTCGGGTAGCCCGTCGGGCCAGACTTGTACTGAAGTATCAGGTCCAAGAGCTGGGCTGAGGCTGAAAAGTGAAGCCCGTTTTTGAAATGGATCAGATTTGGAGCATGTACAACAACCCATTAGCCTGGCGCAAATACAGCCCGGCCCGACCCATGAAGTTTTACAGGGTAATTTtgtaaaatacaaaaaaataaaaaccccaccccacccaatccaaccctctaTTAGAGGATCGAGACGAAGAGAATGGCAGTTGACCGAATCTTGCCGCAGTGATGAAGCCACGATCTAAAgggtgcccatcttgatgttcAACAACAGATCATCTCCATTCAGAGCAAGATATGGATTCCAAAAAAGTCTTAGATTGTATGTAAACTAAGAGCTTTCTCCCTGAAGATTTCAttagagaagaggaaggaaaGGTCTCTCTCTCTATTCCATGTTCAAGCTAGACTTGAGTGGAGCCCAACACAGGTTCAAGTTGTGCTTGGGTCTACGTTGAACAATGCGAGCTGAGCTTGAACAGAGGTTAGCATGGCCCTAACCTGGCTCATTCACATTGTGTGTGGGTTAGACCTAATGAATGGTTCACAATGCTCGACTGGATTGTTAATGGGTCCTTAATCGACAAGAAGCACTTTTAACTTTTAGTGCGCACATGCGCACGCATATATTGCCTGGCGAGTTTTTAAAGGGAGCCGCTGTGGCCTACAGAACGTTGAACCACGGTCGATGGAGCATTGCTGGAAACCATGCTGATGAGCCATAACGCATCTGACTGTTGGTTATCAATAGACGGTAACTATTTGAGAATGAAATTCTCAGTGTTTCAAATTCGGTCAGcaaaattggatggttaagactGTTCAATCGGTGGAATTTTTGGTAAGATAACGGTTTGGACTGTCCAGATGGCCtcacatgcatgccacgtgtatagtGAACGAGGCACGGCAGCTTAGAAACTGGTGGTAGGGTATATCATTGGAGTCCGGAACGTACGAATCTGTTCTGTGTTCGACATGCCGTTAGATTCCATACGCACCCACCTGTAGCCCGACATGCAGCTAGTTGCACCAAATTCTCATCTACAAAGGAACCAGCTTCCATAAACGGACCGGAATCGTTTACTGTACAACACCCATTTTACACACAAGCTCGCGGGCCCCactatgttttatatgtaaaatccactccttccatcaggttctatcctcgatCTAGACCtctataactcaggtgggccacatcacagggacAACGGTGATGGATGCCAACCATATGTTTGTTTGTGTGGCCATCATGTTGTATAACTTTCATCAAACCCGTCGAGCAGGTGTAATTCAGCCCGATACAAGTGCAAGGAAAGCTACACCGTGAGAAGAGGTGTTTATATTGTTGCGTACTGAGTATGGGGCcctcgtgatttatgtattttacctacttcgtccgtccattttaccagataaatttatggcttaaaccaaaaaatgaagcatatccaaatctcaagtggaccacacaacaggaaacagaatgattgaacgtctacaattgaaaaaatcttggggccacagaagttttggatcaatctgatatttgtgttttcccttaatttatccatgtctgtgtgatcttatgaataggttggataacaaataaacatcactgtgggccataggaaagtttcaacggtggaaatcattattcccactgtttcttttggtgtgatccacttaatctttggatgtgcttcaattttgagctcaacctataaaataatctggaaaaacggatggacggagtggataaaccacatgcattcaaggtggggcccaacacagtttactcagtaccataaaggggtactgagttactcagtccgTAATCCGAATTCTATATTGTTCCCGTT
This region includes:
- the LOC131222455 gene encoding uncharacterized protein LOC131222455 — translated: MDTEKSLDDQFSKLHPCLPVNARIGIVGAGPSGLSAAYALARLGYSNVTVLEKYQTVGGMCESAEIEGKIYDLGGQVLAANSAPVIFNLAKDLGSELEEMESHKFALIDGSTGKYWDMKVADDYLSVISLTLKIQDEAKSSGCFGIHAVSEIASDPTPDFLKLHGFESVPKSVAYGYTASGYGFVQDMPYAYIHEFTRTSMAGKIRRFKGGYMSVWQKLSESLPIEVLCNTEVLAIQRGLDDVSINIKNANGENEVLEFDKIIMSGALPFKNGRTYRSPSLASAEAEVMDTNELEKDLFCKVQTIDYYTTVFKIKGLEHIPMGFYYFSKFMDDPATIGHPVAMQRFYADTDIFLFWSYGNSEDIMGPAVMKLATDVVKDMGGKVEKVVLQRRFKYFPHVKSEDMRGGFYEKLESELQGLQNTYYVGGLMAFELTERNSSYAMAMVCKHFASDGASPMLPYVKRLLPLHSNHGTCYPRELMELPGLEFPDLSTLDGYLKFWGTHRITTNKTLYTWISDEGEVVNKRTYGELHANASQIANKLLISHKPVIKPGDRVLLVHTPGLDFVDAFFGCLRAKVLPVPVLPPDPFQRGGQALLKIENISKSCNAVAILSTASYHAAVRAGSMRNLILMGKNNGKSSGRWPDLPWLHTESWIRNSRNVRGESKTVDLMEAISVQSDPLPDDLCFLQFTSGSTGDAKGVMITHGGLIHNVKLMRRRYKSTSRTVLVSWLPQYHDMGLIGGFFTALVSGGSAILFSPMTFIQNPLLWLQTMSKYRATHSAGPNFAFELVVRRLESDKDKTWSYDLSSMVFLMVAAEPVRQTTLKKFAELSRSFGLSQEVMAPGYGLAENCVFVSCAFGEGKPILIDWQGRVCCGYVNSEDSDVDIRIVDPETDEEHEEYGKEGEIWISSPSAGVGYWGKQQPSQKTFGNVLRNHPGKKFTRTGDLGRVLEGNLFITGRIKDLIIVAGRNIYAADVEKTVESASEALRPGCCAVIGVPEEILASKGISVPESSDQVGLVVIAEVREGKPAGKELVEQIQTRVAEEHGVSVSSVKLIKPRTISKTTSGKIRRFECLKQFQDGTLSLAMEPVPAKRSFLRSVTTGTCKEGNTPRTCLGKAPPFSQFLSKSKNEITEFLRGLVSEQTGIPVAKISATESLVSYGIDSIGVVGAAQKLSDYLGVPVGAVDIFTATCILDLASFSENALLKSQPQSSTTPSNLHESEAEFVRPVIEVSRSRQVGIGFLQLLALIYTSAMLILPAYLSTSVFLRLLYANHTMISKDLLLNYLIPLVLAPLAWMLYMFLTCICISFFGNSFLQPNYALMPEISIWSTDFVKWWALYKAQEVAGRILAVHLRGTVFLNYWFEMLGARVGSLVLLDTVDITDPCLVLIGNGAVIAEGAMVQSHEVRDGVLSFMLVRIGQNVSVGPYSVIQKGSVLGDEAEVPPLQKTERGKTVFRNQKAGEIRKGEMHSELPETHTAFYHFMGIYAVGFLSSLSAAILYFLYIHLSQNSPSLQHFAFLCIAGSFHWLPAVLAAYANIFAATPSNAAAFALAIATAYVAHGLILSLITCILTQFIDRTQELQQTHLKTWLRHRVTTSCHVRFAKLLSGTEAFCVYLRLLGAKIGQHCSIRAINPVIDPALISIGDGVHLGDFSRIIAGFYSSSGFHCQGIEVQDNSIVGSQSLILPGSVIQNDVILGALSVAPVNGILQRGGIYVGSDTPVMVKNTMFQLDERVEEMDEKYKKIVGNLAGNFAKTTMKVKSRYFHQIGVSGRGVLKLFDDLPGMPDHKIFSAGKCYPIVIRHSNSLSTDDDARIDARGAAVQILSDGSNKVPLLDLTLKTGKAFYARTIADFATWLVSGHTRVAHVLQNPHICDAVWTSLRRADSYTELHYFSNLCRLLRCSDGQEMFVKFKLRPADSQIGENSGEVQPTGILPPETGLIPRDESDTRPLLFLADDFHRRVNSPGGVQYVFQLQCRPVPFDEADREAVLDCTRAWDEAEFPFIDLGQITIDQSLTAEESERIEFNPYIRCNEVDIVRATTCSQSASIDHGRSLVYEICQHLRNGKPLPAAWRVFVDQQSDMKVDFSGCPMAAASMEKPVRGVTLARRWYQTLWATFFQPILQTFLPYFFLGLAVFGPLNWVLCMKELKKLPSHYFLPLFWVASGILAGFICVVAKWVLVGKKKEGEMVLVWSKEAFMDTIWQALRTLVGEYFMEMASGSVLFGVWMRLMGSDVEWAQGVYVDSMEAVLNPEMVEIEKGGCVGRDAVLFGHIYEGEQGKVKFGKIRVGEGGFVGSRAVVMPGVRVESGGCLDALSLAMKEEIIRSR